In one Bryobacteraceae bacterium genomic region, the following are encoded:
- a CDS encoding transposase, with protein sequence MKKQRKHFSPEEKVAILRRHLLDKEPISKLCDELGLQPTVFYRWQKEFFENGASAFEQKRPSNHSAEEERIAYLEKKIQTKDEVLAELMAEHVALKQEIGEL encoded by the coding sequence ATGAAGAAGCAACGGAAGCACTTCTCGCCGGAAGAGAAAGTCGCCATCCTGAGGCGGCATTTGCTGGACAAGGAGCCCATCTCGAAGCTCTGCGATGAACTGGGCTTGCAGCCCACGGTCTTCTACCGCTGGCAGAAAGAGTTCTTCGAGAACGGGGCATCGGCCTTCGAGCAGAAGAGGCCAAGCAATCACTCTGCCGAGGAGGAGCGAATCGCCTACCTGGAGAAGAAGATCCAGACAAAAGACGAGGTCCTGGCCGAGTTGATGGCGGAGCACGTCGCGTTAAAACAAGAGATTGGGGAACTCTGA
- a CDS encoding DDE-type integrase/transposase/recombinase, which yields MDFVRRWSDKTEIGAGRFIVWLDITANKFYDWRERYGKVNEHNGWVPRDFWLEDWEKQAIIGFHLKNPLEGYRRLTLMMLDADIVAVSPTSVWRVSGRAGLISKWNGKPSKKGMGFEQPLAAHQYWHIDVSYINISGTFYYLCSILDGCSRYIVNWDLRESMTEVDIEIILERAKELHPEARPRIISDNGPQFIAKDFKEFIRISGMTHVRTSPYYPQSNGKIERWHKSLKGECIRPGTPLSLEDARRLVQGYVEHYNDVRLNSAVGYVTPKYMLAGRQAEIHAERDHKLEAARDSAGFAASKQRDGQKDHSRISNWRSRKRSSNELTTVQRLIPPAFEKSNNLSSGRNSRACDTQNRVRGNTVHLAGDLVSPDEKE from the coding sequence GTGGATTTCGTCCGGCGCTGGTCCGACAAGACCGAGATCGGCGCCGGGCGGTTCATCGTGTGGCTCGACATCACCGCCAACAAGTTCTACGACTGGCGGGAACGCTACGGCAAGGTGAACGAGCACAACGGCTGGGTTCCCCGGGATTTCTGGCTGGAGGATTGGGAGAAGCAGGCCATCATCGGCTTCCATTTGAAGAACCCGCTGGAAGGCTATCGGCGGCTGACGTTAATGATGCTCGATGCGGACATTGTTGCGGTGAGTCCGACCAGCGTTTGGCGAGTGTCGGGGCGGGCAGGACTGATATCGAAGTGGAACGGCAAGCCGTCGAAGAAAGGAATGGGCTTTGAGCAGCCGCTGGCGGCGCATCAGTACTGGCACATCGATGTCTCATACATCAACATCAGCGGGACGTTCTATTACCTGTGCAGCATTCTGGACGGCTGTAGCCGATACATCGTCAACTGGGATCTGCGGGAGTCGATGACGGAGGTGGATATCGAGATCATCCTGGAGCGGGCCAAGGAACTGCACCCGGAAGCACGGCCCCGGATCATCTCCGACAACGGGCCACAGTTCATCGCCAAGGACTTCAAGGAGTTCATTCGGATCTCCGGCATGACGCACGTCAGAACCTCGCCGTACTATCCGCAATCGAACGGGAAAATCGAACGTTGGCACAAATCGCTCAAAGGAGAGTGCATTCGGCCCGGAACGCCGCTATCGCTGGAGGACGCCCGGCGGCTGGTGCAGGGTTACGTCGAGCATTACAACGATGTCCGTCTGAACAGCGCGGTTGGCTACGTCACGCCGAAGTACATGCTCGCCGGGCGTCAGGCGGAGATCCACGCGGAACGCGACCATAAGCTGGAAGCGGCCAGGGACAGCGCCGGATTCGCCGCCAGCAAGCAGCGTGACGGACAAAAGGACCACTCCCGCATCTCTAACTGGCGTTCTCGCAAGAGATCCTCAAACGAACTGACCACAGTCCAGAGACTGATTCCGCCCGCGTTCGAAAAATCGAATAACCTGTCCAGTGGGAGGAATTCTCGTGCCTGCGACACTCAGAATCGGGTTAGGGGCAACACTGTCCATCTTGCTGGCGATCTCGTCAGCCCAGATGAAAAAGAGTGA